The Mangrovibacillus cuniculi sequence CACTTTTACTCCCCTTCTTTGTAAACTTGTCATGCTTTGTCCCACTGTTTACATATACATCATTGTAACGGATGAATGATGTTTTGAGAAGGTAGGGTAGAAGCCATGTCCACATTTTTAAAAGGTGCCTTAATCTTAATGGCAGCAGGATTTATCACAAGAATTCTAGGATTTGTTAACAGGATTGTTATTGCACGTATGATTGGAGAAGAAGGCGTCGGGTTATTTATGATGACATTCCCTACGTTAATGCTAATAATTACCATCACGCAAATGGGATTACCAGTAGCGATTTCTAAGTTGGTAGCAGAGGCTACCGCAGTTGGTGATCACTCTAAAGTTAAACGTATTTTAGTTGTAAGTTTGTCTATAACGTTAACATTATCTCTTATTTTTACCCCGTTATTAATTGTGTTTGCACCAATGTTATCCGAGTATTTATTTACAGATCCTAGAACGATATACCCTTTATTAGCAATGACACCCATCATACCAATTATTGCTATCTCTTCTGTCATTAGAGGATATTTTCAAGGTAAACAACAAATGCGACCTGCTGCAATTTCTCAGTTACTAGAGCAAGTGGTACGTATTGGCTTGATTGCTACGTTCGTTGGGACAATGGTTCCATATGGTATTGAATACGCAGCAGCTGGAGCAATGGTAGCTTCTGTAATAGGTGAATTATGTTCGTTAATTTACATGTTTTATGCTTTTAAACGAAAAAAGAAAATTCGAATTCGTCATCAATTTCTTGGACAGCTTGTTAAGGGCAAAGGAGAAATGAAAGAATTATTTTCTGTTTCTCTTCCGACGACTGGCAGTCAAATGATTGGAAGATTAGCGTGGTTTTTTGAGCCAATTGTTGTGACCAAATCACTATTGATTGCAGGGGTTACTGCTGGGGTAGCAACCAGTCAATATGGTGTTCTAACTGGATATGCTCTTCCTTTACTGTTCTTACCTTCATTTATAACTGTGTCATTATCTACTTCTCTTGTTCCTGCAATCAGTGAGGCATATGCGAAAAAGCATTTTAAGACGATGGAACACCGTTTACAAGAAGCTTTACGTTTTTGTTTAGTAACAGGTGGCCTTTCGGTAGTGTTACTTTATGTTTTTGCAGATCCTTTAATGGAATTAATGTATGGGTCAACGAAAGGGGCAGATTTTATTAAGCTGTTAGCACCTTTCTTCTTGTTCTTTTACTATCAAGGTCCACTGCAAGCTGTACTTCAAGCGTTAGATTTAGCTAAAGCTGCATTAATTAATAGTACAATTGGTGCTGGAGTAAAGTTGATTGTCATCTTTGCGTTAGCCTCTCGCCCTGAGTTTGGCATTTACGGTGCAGGATTGGGTATTGTTGTAGGAATTATCTTAGTTACCCTTCTACACTTCGCTACGGTACTAAAGAAAATCCCAATGACGATCTATGTTCGCCAATACGTATGGTTTACACTAATCTGCTTTATTGTAGGCTTCACAACGATAGAATTATACGAAAATTTCTTAAACCCTATACCAGTCTTACCTCGTCTATTTATTGGAATGGTTTTCTTAACAATTTTATATCTAACGCTTCTTTATGCAGCAAGATTAGTGAAAAAAGAAGACTTAAAGCGTGTGCCGTTTGTTAAGAAGTTTTTTTGACATGCATAGTGACTGCAACGGGATTTCCGCTCCAGGGGGACGCTTTCCACGGGGCGGGCAGCTAAGCCTCCTCGTCGCGAAAGTTCGCGCTCCTGCGGGGTCTCAGCTACCCACCTTTCCCGTAGGAGTCGCCCCCTTCCGCTCCAATCCCAAAGCTTAAATAATTTTAAAAATTCTTATCTGCACTTATTCAAATCAAAGGACTATAACCTTCATTAGTAAAATTTAAAAACTGACACAATTAATGATTAGATTGTGTCAGTTTTTTTATAAAGTGTTTAATCACTAAGACTTCCTCTTCTCATCCATCTCATCAATATAAAACTTTCCATTCTGATACGAGCAGAATGAGATTTTATCCGGTGTTATGTATCCTCGTTTTTGGAGATTTGCTACTAACCACTGTTCCGTTAGTTCCAGTGATTGGAGATTCTCCCTCATCACCTTTCCATCCAACACAATTGGCAAAGTAAACGAACCTTCCTGCTTATCATCGTCGTATGGAAACACAGATAATTTTCCTGATGGCTCAAGTACTGCGAACTCTACATCCGCAATATTTCTAATATCCTTTTCTCTCAATTGTAAAAGAAGGTCATCAAAGTTATATCGTTGAGAACGCATTGCTTGTTCATCAACTTTACCTTTATTTATGATGATCGTTGGTTTCCCATCTACGAAATCCCTAAATCTTTTTGACTTCATGGATAAAAGGGAGAAAAGAATCTGTAATCCCATTAAAATAAACATCGGTGTCAAACTATCTATCAGAGATGCATCAGGTGATTCTATCGCAACAACAGCCATTTCCGCTATCATGATAAATACCACTAAATCAAGTATGCTCAATTCCCCAATCTCTCTTTTTCCCATTACTCGGAAAATAAACAATACAACTACATACAAAAGAAGTGTTCTAAAGATAATCATCAAAATATCCACGCACCCACCTCCAAACGTCTATATTAGTATGGTCACCTCAAAAGATTTCATGAGTATTTTTCTGTAATGAAGTCTAATTTTGGACGAGCAGCATATTTTTTAGGAGAAGGACAATTTTCTTAGGAGGGGTTACTGTGGCATATAGTGGTATGGGTCGTTCTATCTTGTTTGGTGTAGGTACTATTTTTGTACTAGCTACTGTTGTTTCTTTATTATTTTCTACTATTTTACGATTTACAGATACTAATGAAACATCTTTCGCATTAACCATTACGATACTTTCATTTGTTAGTGTGTTTATCGGTGGATTTATCGCAGGAGGAAAAGGGAAAGAAAAGGGTTGGTTAACTGGTGGCTTGACTGGATTAGCTTATACATTGATCGTCCTTTTATTTCAATTCCTTGGCCATGACCAGCTGTTCTCAGGTGGACAATGGATGTATCATGGATTCTATGTATTAACGGCTGTAGTAGCTGGTGTATTAGGAGTAAACGTGGCTGGAAACTCAAGTGCTAGATAAAACGCAAAAAGGTACATTCGCTATTGAATGTACCTTTTTGTAAGGTGTAACATCGCATCTAAACGCGCGCCTTACGCCTTTCTTATACTGTTTGTACCTCACGAATCGCCGCACGGTCGTAAGTTAGACGGCTTCCATCTCCACATAGGATGATTACTTTACCATCGTCGATACCATCTACCGTTCCATGAAGTCCACCAATTGTTACAACACGATCACCACGTTGCAAGTTACTTTGCATTTCTTGTACAGCTTTTTGACGCTTCTGTTGTGGTCTAATTAACAAGAAGTAGAAAAGTACGAACATTAAAATAAGTGGTCCAATAGTACTTAGAATTTCCATTAGATTCCCCCTTTCAAGCAAGCATTCTATTCTCCCAATTTAGAAATTCTTAGCATTTGGCTTATTAAATCCATAACGCTCGAAGAATTCTTCACGGAAATCTCCTAGTCGATCTTCACGAATCGCTTGTCTTACTTGCTCCATTAAGTTTAACAGAAAATGCAGATTATGATAAGTCGTAAGCCTAATTCCGAACGTTTCATCACATTTAATTAAGTGGCGAATATATGCACGAGAATAATTCTGACATGTATAGCATGTACAATTTTCATCAATCGGTCCAAAGTCACGAGCATACTTCGCATTTTTCACTACTAATCGACCATTTGAAGTCATTAATGTACCGTTTCTCGCAATACGAGTTGGTAAAACACAATCAAACATATCAATTCCTCGAATTGCACCATCAATTAAGGAATCTGGAGATCCAACTCCCATAAGATAACGTGGTTTATCTGTAGGAAGATGCGGTGTTGTAAATTCCAACACTCGATTCATCACATCTTTCGGCTCTCCTACAGATAATCCTCCAACTGCATAACCAGGGAAGTCCATAGAAACCAGATCATTCGCACTTTGACGGCGAAGGTCTTCATACTCTCCACCTTGAACGATTCCAAATAATCCTTGAACATCTGGACGTGCATGTGCTTTAAGACAGCGTTCTGCCCAACGAGTTGTACGGTCTACAGAGCGTTGCATATATTCTCTTTCCGCAGGGTACGGAGGACATTCATCGAATGCCATCATGATATCTGATCCTAGTGCGTTTTGAATCTCCATTGCACCTTCAGGAGATAAGAATAATTTGTCTCCATTCATATGGTTACGGAAATACACGCCTTCTTCTTCAATACGACGTAAATCAGACAAACTGAATACTTGGAAGCCACCTGAATCTGTTAAGATTGGCTGATCCCAGTTCATAAATTTATGCAAACCGCCAGCTTCTCTAATAATTTCATGCCCTGGACGTAACCATAGGTGGTAGGTATTACTTAGAATTACTCCTGCTCCCATTGCTTTTAAATCTTCTGGTGACATGGTTTTTACCGTAGCTAAAGTACCTACTGGCATAAACATAGGGGTTTCAAATGAACCATGTGGTGTGTGTAAAATTCCTAATCTAGCTCCTGTTTGCTTACAGGTTTTAATATGTTCGTAACGGATTGCTGTCAATCTAGTTACTCCTCTCTTTTACCGAATAAACATTGCGTCTCCAAAGCTAAAGAAACGATATTTCTCTTCTACTGCTTCGTTATACGCATCTAACATAATTTCTCTTGAAGATAAAGCACTTACTAACATAATCAATGTGGACTTTGGTAAATGGAAATTTGTAATCATTCCATCAATTGCTTTGAACGTATACCCAGGATAAATAAAGATACTTGTCCAACCAGAATCTTCTGCAAACGATCCATCCAACTTTTGAGCAATTGTTTCAAGTGTTCTCGTCGATGTCGTTCCCACCGTAATAATACGTCGTCCATCTCGTTTCGCAGCATTTAACGTCTCTGCAGTTTCTTTTGACATCATATAAAACTCAGCATGCATGTCATGTTCCTCTATAGAGTCCACGGAAACAGGTCTAAATGTACCTAGTCCAACGTGTAACGTGATAAACGTAATGGTAACACCTTTTTGTCTTAAACGTTCTAATAACTCTTCTGTAAAATGCAAACCAGCAGTCGGTGCTGCAGCTGAACCAGCTTCTTTCGCAAACACGGTTTGATATCGATCACGGTCTTCTAACGTTTCACTAATGTATGGAGGAAGTGGCATTTCACCTAGTTCATTTAGCACTTCGTAAAAAACGCCTGTATAATGGAACTTCAGTGTTCGACCACCTTGTTCCCCTTCTTCCGTACAGGTTGCGGTTAGTCTTCCATCACCAAACGAAATAGTGGTACCTACTCTTACTCGTTTCGCTGGTTTGACAAGTGTCTCCCAGTGGTCCGCTTCCGACTGTTTCAACAACAATACTTCTATTTTAGCACCAGTATCTTCTTTTACACCATAAAGCCTTGCTGGAAGTACTTTTGTGTCATTTAATACCAATACGTCTCCAGCTACTAACTCATCATAAATATCTGTAAAAGCCCCGTGCTTTCTTGTACCAGTCTCTTTATCAATCATCATAAGTCGACTACTAGTACGATCTAATAGAGGTGTCTGGGCAATTAATTCTTCTGGTAAATGAAAATCAAAATCTTCTACTTTCACTTTACTTCTCCTACCTTTTTACATCTTTATCTGGGTATAAGTGATCTAACATAAGATACTCATAAGCTTCTTGCGATACGACTCGACCTCGAGGAGTACGATGAATGAAACCTAGCTGCAACAGATAAGGTTCATAGACATCCTCAATAGTCTCTGATTCTTCTCCGATACTAGCGGCAATTGTATCAAGACCAACCGGGCCACCTTTGAATCGAGTAATCATTGTTTTTAAAAGCAAATGATCAATCTGGTCTAATCCTTTTGGATCTACTTCTAATAGTTCCAGTGCCTCGCAAGCTATTTCTTCAGACATTTCTCCATCAGCCTTCACTTGACTGTAGTCTCTTACTCGTTTAAGTAGACGATTGGCTATCCTTGGCGTACCGCGTGACCTTCTAGCGATATGTCCAGCACTATCTAAATCCATATCTGCTTGCAACACTTGCGCTGTTCTACACACAATTTCCGTTAATTCTTTTTCCGTATAATACTCTAATCGGCACAGTACGCCAAATCGGTCACGTAAAGGAGCAGACAGAGATCCTGCTCTCGTAGTTGCTCCCACTAGCGTAAACGGTGGTAAGTCTAAACGTACGCTTCTGGCACTCGGACCAGTACCAATAACGATATCAATACAGTAATCTTCCATTGCAGGATAAAGTACTTCTTCAATCGCTCTAGGTAGTCGATGAATTTCATCAATAAATAGGACATCTCCTGGTTCTAGTGAAGACAGAATAGCTGCTAGGTCCCCTGGTCTTTCAATAGCAGGTCCTGCAGTCGTTCGAAGGTTAACTCCCATTTCTTGCGCAATTACCGCTGCAAGCGTCGTTTTTCCTAATCCTGGAGGTCCGAATAATAGGACATGGTCTAAACATTCTTCCCGTTGCTTTGCTGCTTCAATGAAAATAGCTAAATGACTTTTTACTTTGTCCTGTCCGATATACTGGTCTAACGTTTGGGGACGAAGAGTTTGCTCTAGCAACATATCGTCATTCGTTACTTCTTGCGTTACTAATCTTTCTTCCAAATCTCCCCCACTCCTTTACGTTAGTAAATGTTTTAAAGCTAATTTAATATATCCATCCGTCGTTAATTGTTCTTTTTCCATTTTTGGTCGAAGTTTCTTTATTTCTCTTTCAGAATACCCCAGAGCTTGAAGAGCTAATATTGCTTCTTCCAACGACTGTACTTGCTCTTCCATTTGAGCATCTTGTTCTGCCGTAAATAAAGAGTGCTGAACAGTCTCCCCTAATCCATTTAATTTTCCTTTTAAATCAAGGATCATCTGTCTAGCCGTTTTCTTACCGATACCAGGAAACTTCACCAAGAATGTTTCATTTTCACTTTCAATTGCTTGGATTACCTGGTTTGGTTGTCCACTCGCTAAGATAGCAAGAGCTCCTTTTGGACCAATACCTGAAACATTCAGTAATTTCGTAAACATCCATTTTTCGTCAAATGTTTGAAATCCATAAAGAGCTTGCGTGTCTTCTCTAACATAATGATAGGTAAACACTTTGACTTCTTTACCAGTAGTGTATACAAAAGGGTTGGGGGTCATGATTTCATACCCAATTCCTTGATGATCAATAACTACGTGTTCTGGACTTATATAATCAACCGTACCTGTAATATATGCGTACAATGAGACCACTCCTTTTTAGCACTCCTCATTGTACCATAATTTCACCATTATGCGGGTGTTTGTTCGGTTGGATTGTTGCTGATTAAACAACAAAAGAGAGTAGGACAGAAACTCAGAATGACTGCACCGGGACTTACGTTACAGGGGGACGCTTTCCACGGGGCGGTAAAGAAAAGCTGAAGGCGCGCGTTTAGCCGCGGCAGGAAACTTCGGAAGACCGAGGAGGCAGCCCCTCAGCCACCACAGGGCTTTTGGAGTTTCCCGAGCGGTTGCGCACCTTCAGCTAGAAACTGCATCTTCACGTTGAAACTGCTGTGGGGTCTCAGCTACCCACCTTTTCCGTAGGAGTCGCCCCCTTCCGCTCCAATCCCAAATATTGATTCAAGAGAAACATAAATCTTGCATTTACTTAAGAATAATACCTTTTTGAAGATTATCACCAAGACAAAAAGTACATTCGTTTTGAATGTACCTCTCTTATTTTACTTTTAATTTCCCTTACCACTCTTCTTTAGAAAAAGGTTCATATACCTTTAGTACTTCTTGATAACAATCTTTTGATTTTATTGGTATGCCTTTTTTCAGTTTTTGTAACAAACGACTTTCCATTCCATCTATGTTTATTTGAAAAAAGGATTGAATGATTTCTTGATTAGAAGGGTCACCGTTGTAAATTGTTAAGACTCCCGCTTCCGTCACCCCGAAGTAGCCATTATTTTTAAGTAATGGAGAAATATCATTCTCAAATCTCTCTAATACTACTTCCTTCTCTGTCTCATCAACTATGTTCCACTCTTTATAGTCGTTTCTGATCTCCTCTATTTGGCTAGTCACTGTTTTTGTTTCTTCACTTCTCTCTCCATCCACATAATGTCGAATGAATAACAGTTTCTTCTCTATAGGAGTATCGCTTTCAATCGTATACTGGTCCATTCCCGCTCCTTGTGCGGTATCTTGGTGAAAGAATGTGAAATATATAGCACCTACTAATAGGAGTATCATAAATCCTATTCGGAAATAGATATTCATTTTCGTCACCCTTCCTTTTCTTCACCTTCTTTCACAGTTTTTCCATATCCATCATCTTTATTCAGCATAAATAAAAGGCCACCTAAAAGTGGCCTTTTGAACTAACGATCTAAACGAAGGGATTGAACCATATCTTGTAGGTCATTTTCTAACCCTTCCATCGGTCCACCATCACGAAGATCGTATTCAATTTGACGAACTCGTGTATACATCCCCGGTTCAGTCACTACTTGACAATCTTTATTGTTCAAGAAAGGAGTAGCTGCTTGCTTAACTTCTCTCTCTGTCTCAGCTCGCTTTGATTCATCTT is a genomic window containing:
- the spoVB gene encoding stage V sporulation protein B; translated protein: MSTFLKGALILMAAGFITRILGFVNRIVIARMIGEEGVGLFMMTFPTLMLIITITQMGLPVAISKLVAEATAVGDHSKVKRILVVSLSITLTLSLIFTPLLIVFAPMLSEYLFTDPRTIYPLLAMTPIIPIIAISSVIRGYFQGKQQMRPAAISQLLEQVVRIGLIATFVGTMVPYGIEYAAAGAMVASVIGELCSLIYMFYAFKRKKKIRIRHQFLGQLVKGKGEMKELFSVSLPTTGSQMIGRLAWFFEPIVVTKSLLIAGVTAGVATSQYGVLTGYALPLLFLPSFITVSLSTSLVPAISEAYAKKHFKTMEHRLQEALRFCLVTGGLSVVLLYVFADPLMELMYGSTKGADFIKLLAPFFLFFYYQGPLQAVLQALDLAKAALINSTIGAGVKLIVIFALASRPEFGIYGAGLGIVVGIILVTLLHFATVLKKIPMTIYVRQYVWFTLICFIVGFTTIELYENFLNPIPVLPRLFIGMVFLTILYLTLLYAARLVKKEDLKRVPFVKKFF
- a CDS encoding DUF421 domain-containing protein, encoding MIIFRTLLLYVVVLFIFRVMGKREIGELSILDLVVFIMIAEMAVVAIESPDASLIDSLTPMFILMGLQILFSLLSMKSKRFRDFVDGKPTIIINKGKVDEQAMRSQRYNFDDLLLQLREKDIRNIADVEFAVLEPSGKLSVFPYDDDKQEGSFTLPIVLDGKVMRENLQSLELTEQWLVANLQKRGYITPDKISFCSYQNGKFYIDEMDEKRKS
- a CDS encoding TIGR04086 family membrane protein, which produces MAYSGMGRSILFGVGTIFVLATVVSLLFSTILRFTDTNETSFALTITILSFVSVFIGGFIAGGKGKEKGWLTGGLTGLAYTLIVLLFQFLGHDQLFSGGQWMYHGFYVLTAVVAGVLGVNVAGNSSAR
- the yajC gene encoding preprotein translocase subunit YajC — protein: MEILSTIGPLILMFVLFYFLLIRPQQKRQKAVQEMQSNLQRGDRVVTIGGLHGTVDGIDDGKVIILCGDGSRLTYDRAAIREVQTV
- the tgt gene encoding tRNA guanosine(34) transglycosylase Tgt translates to MTAIRYEHIKTCKQTGARLGILHTPHGSFETPMFMPVGTLATVKTMSPEDLKAMGAGVILSNTYHLWLRPGHEIIREAGGLHKFMNWDQPILTDSGGFQVFSLSDLRRIEEEGVYFRNHMNGDKLFLSPEGAMEIQNALGSDIMMAFDECPPYPAEREYMQRSVDRTTRWAERCLKAHARPDVQGLFGIVQGGEYEDLRRQSANDLVSMDFPGYAVGGLSVGEPKDVMNRVLEFTTPHLPTDKPRYLMGVGSPDSLIDGAIRGIDMFDCVLPTRIARNGTLMTSNGRLVVKNAKYARDFGPIDENCTCYTCQNYSRAYIRHLIKCDETFGIRLTTYHNLHFLLNLMEQVRQAIREDRLGDFREEFFERYGFNKPNAKNF
- the queA gene encoding tRNA preQ1(34) S-adenosylmethionine ribosyltransferase-isomerase QueA, whose amino-acid sequence is MKVEDFDFHLPEELIAQTPLLDRTSSRLMMIDKETGTRKHGAFTDIYDELVAGDVLVLNDTKVLPARLYGVKEDTGAKIEVLLLKQSEADHWETLVKPAKRVRVGTTISFGDGRLTATCTEEGEQGGRTLKFHYTGVFYEVLNELGEMPLPPYISETLEDRDRYQTVFAKEAGSAAAPTAGLHFTEELLERLRQKGVTITFITLHVGLGTFRPVSVDSIEEHDMHAEFYMMSKETAETLNAAKRDGRRIITVGTTSTRTLETIAQKLDGSFAEDSGWTSIFIYPGYTFKAIDGMITNFHLPKSTLIMLVSALSSREIMLDAYNEAVEEKYRFFSFGDAMFIR
- the ruvB gene encoding Holliday junction branch migration DNA helicase RuvB codes for the protein MEERLVTQEVTNDDMLLEQTLRPQTLDQYIGQDKVKSHLAIFIEAAKQREECLDHVLLFGPPGLGKTTLAAVIAQEMGVNLRTTAGPAIERPGDLAAILSSLEPGDVLFIDEIHRLPRAIEEVLYPAMEDYCIDIVIGTGPSARSVRLDLPPFTLVGATTRAGSLSAPLRDRFGVLCRLEYYTEKELTEIVCRTAQVLQADMDLDSAGHIARRSRGTPRIANRLLKRVRDYSQVKADGEMSEEIACEALELLEVDPKGLDQIDHLLLKTMITRFKGGPVGLDTIAASIGEESETIEDVYEPYLLQLGFIHRTPRGRVVSQEAYEYLMLDHLYPDKDVKR
- the ruvA gene encoding Holliday junction branch migration protein RuvA, with translation MYAYITGTVDYISPEHVVIDHQGIGYEIMTPNPFVYTTGKEVKVFTYHYVREDTQALYGFQTFDEKWMFTKLLNVSGIGPKGALAILASGQPNQVIQAIESENETFLVKFPGIGKKTARQMILDLKGKLNGLGETVQHSLFTAEQDAQMEEQVQSLEEAILALQALGYSEREIKKLRPKMEKEQLTTDGYIKLALKHLLT
- a CDS encoding BofC C-terminal domain-containing protein translates to MNIYFRIGFMILLLVGAIYFTFFHQDTAQGAGMDQYTIESDTPIEKKLLFIRHYVDGERSEETKTVTSQIEEIRNDYKEWNIVDETEKEVVLERFENDISPLLKNNGYFGVTEAGVLTIYNGDPSNQEIIQSFFQINIDGMESRLLQKLKKGIPIKSKDCYQEVLKVYEPFSKEEW